Proteins from a genomic interval of Alteromonas macleodii ATCC 27126:
- a CDS encoding short-chain fatty acid transporter, producing the protein MLNRASKPFVKLVERYLPDPYIFVLLLTLITFAFAVVIQNQSPLTTIQQWGDGFWGLLTFSMQMLLVLVTGFMLACTPLVKALLERLASLAKSPGSAIVLVTLVSLIASWINWGFGLVVGALFAKALARKVSVDYRLLVASAYSGFIVWHGGLAGSVPLTIATPGHFSEAQIGVVGTGETIFSGFNLLLLAIMFVIIPLVNRLMLPPESESIIVDSAKLKDDTLPSATNERPADKLENSKVLGLLVGFAGLAYLTNYFVSGGGLNLNIVNTLFLFLAIVLHGTPRNVLHSLQQAVQGGSGIVIQFPFYAGIMAVMVQSGLAQTMSEWLISFASAESLPVWSFISAGIVNIFVPSGGGQWAVQAPVILPAAAELGAEINRVAMAVAWGDAWTNLIQPFWALPVLAIAGLKAKDIMGFCLVQLIVTGVIISLVLRFM; encoded by the coding sequence ATGCTAAACCGAGCATCAAAACCCTTCGTCAAACTCGTCGAACGATATCTTCCTGACCCCTACATTTTCGTTTTATTACTCACCCTAATTACGTTTGCGTTTGCAGTGGTCATTCAAAATCAGTCTCCACTTACAACTATTCAACAGTGGGGTGACGGATTTTGGGGGCTGCTCACATTTTCAATGCAAATGCTTTTGGTACTAGTCACTGGGTTTATGCTGGCATGCACGCCATTAGTAAAAGCTTTACTTGAAAGGCTTGCGAGCTTAGCAAAAAGCCCTGGGAGCGCCATTGTGCTGGTCACGTTGGTGTCGCTTATCGCAAGCTGGATAAACTGGGGCTTTGGTCTTGTTGTAGGCGCGTTGTTCGCTAAAGCCTTAGCAAGAAAAGTGTCGGTAGATTATCGGTTATTGGTGGCAAGCGCGTACTCAGGCTTTATTGTATGGCATGGCGGTTTAGCGGGCTCTGTGCCCTTAACTATTGCAACGCCGGGTCATTTTTCAGAAGCACAAATTGGCGTAGTTGGCACTGGAGAGACTATTTTCAGTGGGTTTAACTTGCTGTTATTAGCAATCATGTTCGTGATTATTCCTCTTGTTAATCGTTTAATGTTACCGCCTGAATCTGAAAGCATTATTGTCGATAGCGCCAAGCTAAAAGACGACACTTTGCCTTCGGCAACAAACGAGCGGCCCGCCGACAAACTTGAAAACAGCAAGGTGCTTGGGTTACTCGTAGGCTTTGCAGGGCTTGCTTATCTCACTAACTACTTTGTTTCAGGGGGCGGGCTTAATCTCAATATCGTTAATACGCTATTTCTCTTTCTCGCTATTGTCCTTCACGGTACACCACGCAATGTACTGCACAGCCTGCAGCAAGCCGTTCAGGGCGGTAGTGGTATTGTTATACAGTTCCCATTTTATGCAGGGATCATGGCGGTAATGGTTCAATCAGGATTGGCCCAAACCATGTCAGAATGGCTGATTAGCTTTGCATCTGCAGAGTCGCTGCCAGTATGGAGTTTTATTAGCGCAGGCATTGTTAATATTTTTGTGCCTTCGGGGGGAGGTCAGTGGGCAGTGCAAGCCCCAGTAATCTTGCCGGCTGCCGCTGAACTTGGAGCCGAAATAAATAGAGTTGCCATGGCGGTAGCGTGGGGTGATGCGTGGACTAATTTGATTCAGCCATTTTGGGCGCTACCCGTACTTGCCATAGCTGGCCTGAAAGCCAAAGACATTATGGGCTTTTGCTTAGTTCAGCTTATCGTAACCGGTGTCATTATTTCCTTGGTATTGCGGTTTATGTGA
- a CDS encoding hybrid sensor histidine kinase/response regulator translates to MNEYSVELLTAEDGFVSSEIYSIIQDRQGFLWFGTAENGVMRYDGRRVTLFESDSDPSQGLSHNDAGNLMLDAEGNIWIGTWGGGVNKYDPTTGRYSRYLNDPDNPRSISSNRIQSLFHDKTGQIWLGSYDQGLNRFLGNGEFERVQKKSNEDHSLSHNRIWDIMDNNDNSLWVATSFGLNLLDKRTLATKHFFPDPDNRTATGANEIRSLLRTSSSQFYVATQEGPFLFFPSSGVFLAQTTRDGKALGQVNSMIEDHEGCIWFVTTTGLYRHTGEGNYVEKMDFGYDNGLRIIYEDHTKTKWVTSEVHGIFKLSPRRKIKQINSDSLVSPSGIELDTFKNSGDVLIATANAEIYTWKVKEQILQKEFDSVFKEDSEYSNRGVIERPIIVPDKHGNIWVAQDNFIARVNRKNGNVSRLEYPREDSKYRQFREFRALALDNEDNVWIGTYKHGVYIYNVQSGVFRHLSTTDGLAHPEIHAIVNDSQGNMWIGTGSGVNLWSIQDNTFTQIEYNKDHNAGLLGSIVEDIHETKNGQIWIATQRGLNLYKPESKSFEWFGEQKGLPATLVRAIADGDEGQLWLTTNKGIFLFNPATESAINYTSTAGAVSQNFYSNSLLRATNNTFFTSSQRGIEYFEYVPGQSELVDSKIVLTGFNKMGEAVSLDKPLSYVTDINLSYEDYFFSLDFALLDFSDPKRSHFSYKLEGYDEQWIDIGNHNNVSFTNLNGGTYTLLVKAMKPNGEWGNEVMSVNLHVAAAPWKTWWAYSIYIAFLLGIVLMIIYLRTHLQQTEITKQKRFVQALEQQVSEKTASLKAQANDLKKALEQAEEATKLKSEFLANMSHEIRTPMNGVIGMLGLLKKSNLTTEQSQRVNIASSSANSLLALINDILDFSKIEADKLEIESVEFDVRELIESIAQSVAHLAQEKGLDVVVDLSKVSESKINSDPSRIQQILTNLLSNAVKFTEQGELSVTAELLPTNNQNTALMHIAVADTGIGIPASKLPHLFDAFTQVDASTTRRYGGTGLGLSITKKLCQLLGGDISVTTELGKGSRFDVTCEIRYAEQRNAVRPQLAKQDMCCLIIDDNASTRRAMQSQLKLWGVLTLTASSIEEAISLYLKDSEQEIPAIPIDVVFLEKAEEEEFSQHFGQILLDNHRTKHTRLVLMTQLSDMESSVVYGGVDVDESLPKPLTSSDLIRIVEESVNTSDYEAKPRFKKREDDPVRIIEGNTQHVQSPEENAKYTSDDNAYRILLVEDNAINQIVATNVLESEGYVVDVANNGVEALELLKSSKLKAHYSAIVMDCQMPEMDGFEATKLIRYGAAGEVYKRVPIIAMTANAMQGDKDMCMKAGMDDFLTKPIEHNKVTSTLQHWLNKVN, encoded by the coding sequence ATGAATGAGTATTCGGTTGAGCTTTTAACTGCCGAAGATGGCTTCGTCTCATCAGAGATTTATTCCATTATCCAAGATCGCCAAGGCTTTTTGTGGTTTGGTACTGCCGAAAACGGTGTAATGCGTTACGACGGTCGTAGAGTTACGTTGTTTGAGTCTGACAGCGATCCTAGCCAAGGGCTATCACACAACGACGCTGGCAATTTGATGTTGGATGCAGAAGGCAATATATGGATTGGAACGTGGGGAGGTGGAGTTAACAAGTACGACCCAACAACAGGTCGCTATTCTCGTTACTTGAATGATCCAGACAACCCTCGCTCCATATCTTCAAATCGAATCCAATCACTCTTCCACGATAAAACGGGCCAAATTTGGCTAGGTTCGTATGACCAAGGTTTAAATCGTTTTCTAGGAAATGGGGAATTCGAAAGGGTTCAGAAGAAAAGCAATGAAGACCATAGTCTGTCTCATAATCGCATTTGGGACATTATGGATAATAATGACAACAGCCTGTGGGTAGCCACCAGTTTTGGCTTGAACTTATTAGACAAAAGAACTCTCGCCACCAAACACTTCTTTCCCGACCCTGATAATCGTACTGCGACAGGAGCCAATGAAATACGTAGCTTGCTGCGAACTTCGTCAAGCCAATTCTATGTGGCGACTCAGGAAGGCCCTTTTCTTTTCTTTCCAAGTTCAGGCGTATTCCTTGCACAAACTACGCGAGACGGCAAAGCATTAGGCCAAGTGAACTCAATGATTGAAGATCACGAAGGGTGCATTTGGTTTGTGACCACCACGGGTCTTTATAGACATACAGGTGAGGGAAATTACGTAGAGAAGATGGACTTCGGCTATGACAACGGACTTCGCATAATATATGAAGACCACACTAAAACAAAATGGGTAACCAGTGAAGTTCACGGCATATTTAAACTATCTCCTCGCCGTAAAATCAAGCAGATCAATAGTGACTCATTGGTTTCACCCAGTGGCATTGAGCTAGATACCTTCAAAAATAGTGGCGATGTATTGATTGCTACAGCAAATGCTGAAATTTATACATGGAAAGTGAAAGAGCAAATACTCCAAAAGGAATTTGACTCGGTATTTAAAGAAGACAGTGAATATTCAAATAGGGGAGTTATAGAACGACCTATTATTGTCCCCGATAAACACGGCAATATTTGGGTGGCACAAGACAACTTTATTGCACGTGTTAACAGAAAGAATGGAAATGTAAGTCGCTTAGAATATCCCAGAGAAGACAGCAAGTATCGCCAATTCAGAGAGTTCAGAGCGTTAGCGTTAGATAACGAAGACAATGTATGGATAGGTACCTACAAGCATGGTGTTTATATATACAACGTGCAATCTGGCGTCTTTAGGCATCTTTCAACGACTGACGGTTTAGCTCACCCAGAGATTCACGCCATTGTAAATGACTCTCAAGGAAATATGTGGATTGGCACTGGAAGTGGCGTAAATTTATGGTCCATTCAGGACAATACTTTCACTCAGATTGAATATAATAAAGATCACAATGCAGGTCTGTTGGGCAGCATCGTCGAAGATATTCATGAGACCAAAAACGGCCAAATTTGGATTGCAACCCAACGGGGGTTGAACCTTTATAAGCCCGAATCGAAATCCTTCGAGTGGTTTGGGGAGCAGAAAGGGTTGCCCGCTACCTTAGTAAGAGCGATTGCAGACGGCGACGAGGGCCAGCTCTGGCTTACCACGAATAAAGGGATCTTTCTTTTTAATCCGGCTACTGAAAGTGCCATTAATTACACTAGCACTGCCGGGGCTGTAAGTCAGAATTTCTATTCAAACAGTTTACTTAGAGCCACTAACAACACGTTCTTTACCAGTAGCCAGCGAGGTATTGAATACTTTGAGTATGTGCCAGGACAGTCTGAGTTGGTCGATTCTAAAATTGTGCTAACTGGCTTCAACAAAATGGGCGAAGCAGTAAGCCTTGATAAGCCACTATCCTACGTTACGGATATTAATCTTTCCTACGAAGACTATTTCTTCTCATTAGACTTTGCTCTTCTAGACTTCTCTGATCCCAAGCGTTCGCATTTTTCCTACAAATTAGAAGGGTACGATGAACAGTGGATTGATATCGGAAATCACAACAACGTTTCATTTACTAACCTAAATGGCGGCACCTATACATTGCTGGTCAAAGCAATGAAGCCCAATGGTGAATGGGGCAATGAAGTCATGTCGGTTAATTTGCATGTAGCAGCAGCTCCTTGGAAAACATGGTGGGCATACAGCATTTACATTGCGTTTTTACTCGGCATTGTTCTGATGATCATTTATTTAAGAACCCACTTACAGCAAACAGAAATTACCAAGCAGAAGCGCTTTGTTCAGGCGCTAGAGCAACAAGTTTCAGAAAAAACAGCTTCGTTGAAAGCACAGGCCAACGATTTGAAAAAGGCGCTGGAACAAGCCGAAGAAGCAACCAAGTTGAAGTCTGAATTCCTTGCAAATATGAGCCATGAAATTAGAACGCCAATGAACGGCGTGATAGGGATGCTGGGTCTGCTTAAGAAAAGCAACCTAACTACTGAGCAATCACAGCGCGTCAACATCGCAAGCTCAAGCGCTAATTCTCTACTGGCCCTGATTAATGATATTTTGGATTTCTCTAAAATAGAAGCGGATAAGCTCGAGATTGAGTCCGTTGAATTTGATGTAAGGGAATTAATTGAAAGCATTGCTCAATCGGTTGCGCATTTAGCGCAAGAAAAAGGGCTGGATGTTGTTGTAGATTTGTCAAAGGTCAGTGAGTCGAAAATAAACTCAGACCCCAGCCGAATTCAACAAATCCTCACAAACCTTTTAAGCAACGCCGTTAAATTTACCGAGCAGGGAGAGCTCTCTGTCACGGCAGAATTGCTTCCTACTAACAATCAGAATACTGCGCTTATGCATATTGCGGTGGCAGATACGGGCATTGGTATTCCCGCGTCAAAACTACCTCACTTGTTCGATGCGTTTACACAGGTCGACGCTTCTACAACTAGACGCTATGGCGGAACAGGGCTTGGGTTGAGCATTACCAAAAAGCTATGCCAATTGTTAGGAGGAGACATAAGTGTTACCACCGAGCTTGGCAAAGGCAGCCGTTTTGATGTGACATGCGAAATTCGCTACGCCGAGCAACGCAACGCTGTGCGCCCTCAGCTTGCTAAACAAGACATGTGTTGCCTGATTATTGACGACAATGCTTCAACAAGGCGTGCCATGCAAAGCCAGCTGAAACTTTGGGGAGTGCTTACGCTGACCGCATCTTCGATTGAGGAAGCGATTAGCTTATATTTGAAAGACAGCGAGCAAGAGATACCGGCAATACCCATTGATGTTGTATTTCTGGAGAAAGCAGAAGAGGAGGAGTTTTCACAACACTTCGGCCAGATACTTTTAGATAACCACAGAACAAAACATACGCGTTTGGTATTAATGACGCAGCTAAGCGACATGGAGAGTTCTGTTGTCTATGGCGGAGTAGACGTTGATGAGAGTCTTCCTAAGCCACTGACCTCTTCAGATTTAATTCGAATTGTAGAGGAATCAGTTAATACATCTGATTATGAAGCTAAACCACGCTTTAAAAAACGCGAGGATGATCCGGTTCGTATTATCGAAGGCAACACTCAGCACGTGCAATCACCTGAAGAAAACGCAAAATACACCTCTGATGATAATGCTTATCGAATCTTGTTAGTAGAAGACAATGCCATTAATCAAATAGTGGCCACCAATGTTCTAGAAAGCGAAGGGTATGTGGTTGACGTTGCCAACAACGGTGTAGAAGCGTTAGAACTGTTAAAAAGCAGCAAGCTAAAGGCGCATTACAGCGCAATTGTCATGGATTGCCAAATGCCGGAAATGGACGGGTTCGAAGCAACCAAGCTTATTCGCTATGGTGCAGCCGGCGAAGTTTACAAACGTGTTCCCATCATAGCGATGACGGCGAATGCTATGCAGGGCGACAAAGATATGTGTATGAAAGCCGGTATGGATGATTTTCTCACCAAACCCATAGAGCACAATAAAGTAACTTCAACATTACAGCACTGGCTCAACAAAGTTAATTAG